From a single Micromonospora pallida genomic region:
- a CDS encoding alkaline phosphatase D family protein, which produces MTGQPDRNLTRRDFLAATGAAVGTFALTTGLDLPATAATAAPTTTAVGPLVKTKAHRPWLGPDFWANRLQDWRLADGRIESIAQPGPHRLRTVAVLTRELTGAAPTRLRVRTGTLAAGSGFSGFLVGAGGGALDPRAAALVQGPSGEGGGLLAVYGSDGQVAFREHTDESRPFAFAVLPATVDTPAARPRTLDEDVELTLELTPADGGDLRLHLYARDRRTDTVLSAATLDGVAPGQVRGGFSLVESDDRPAQGARFWFSDLHATGPGVTTHRDRALGPIVGTLFSVSGTVLKLTAQLVPLGPDDPREVTLEIRAGGGRWRQVARATVGAGYAASLRVADWDTSREWEYRVVYPTSPRAEYGGTVPAEPRGRELVIGTLNCVKAAHRSLTGSSNGNPRLPGEQPLGLHTDRNLYFPYAPLAANLAAQNPDLLVVLGDQLYENSPTAEDTSPVPELDFLYKYLLWLWSFRDLTRRIPSVVLVDDHDVFQGNIWGHGGAPAPGRDQNKGGYANEADWVNMVQRVQSGHDPDPYDPTPVQQGISVYYGAFAYGGVSFALLEDRKFKNTDADPTDGDPVPERLELLGERQEAFLAAWKSMHPGLPKVALTQTLFACLQTDPAGAARQDQDSNGWPRTGRDRAVKLLADANAVVLSGDQHLGSLVRHGIEGFADGPVQFTSPAGNSSFQRWFEPAEPLPNGNQSLHTGDFTDGFGNRLRVLAVANPKVSFAEYRTGYPTGQGLGDRSLKQEGYGILRVDPDRREFVFEAWPWDDDPGDPRTRQITGWPVRLPFDQA; this is translated from the coding sequence ATGACAGGTCAACCCGACCGGAACCTGACCCGACGCGACTTCCTCGCCGCCACCGGGGCGGCCGTGGGCACGTTCGCCCTCACCACGGGGCTGGACCTGCCGGCGACCGCGGCCACCGCCGCGCCGACGACGACCGCGGTGGGCCCCCTCGTGAAGACGAAGGCACACCGGCCCTGGCTCGGACCCGACTTCTGGGCCAACCGGCTACAGGACTGGCGACTGGCGGACGGCCGCATCGAGAGCATCGCGCAGCCCGGTCCGCACCGGCTGCGGACGGTCGCGGTCCTCACCCGGGAGCTGACCGGCGCAGCCCCGACACGCCTGCGGGTGCGTACCGGAACGCTCGCCGCCGGGTCCGGATTCTCCGGTTTCCTGGTTGGAGCGGGTGGCGGTGCGCTCGACCCGCGCGCCGCCGCCCTGGTCCAGGGGCCCTCCGGTGAGGGCGGCGGGTTGCTGGCCGTCTACGGCTCGGACGGGCAGGTGGCCTTCCGTGAGCACACCGACGAGTCCCGGCCGTTCGCCTTCGCGGTGCTGCCCGCCACGGTCGACACGCCCGCCGCCCGGCCGCGAACCCTGGACGAGGACGTCGAACTGACCTTGGAGCTGACGCCTGCGGACGGCGGTGACCTGCGACTGCACCTCTACGCCCGGGACCGGCGCACCGACACGGTGCTGTCCGCCGCGACGCTGGACGGGGTGGCACCCGGCCAGGTGCGCGGGGGCTTCTCGCTGGTCGAGTCCGACGACCGGCCGGCCCAGGGGGCCCGGTTCTGGTTCAGCGACCTGCACGCGACCGGCCCCGGCGTGACCACCCATCGCGACCGGGCCCTCGGCCCGATCGTCGGCACCCTCTTCTCCGTCTCCGGCACGGTCCTCAAGCTCACCGCACAGTTGGTGCCGCTGGGCCCGGACGATCCGCGTGAGGTGACGCTCGAGATCCGCGCCGGTGGCGGGCGCTGGCGGCAGGTGGCCCGCGCCACGGTCGGCGCCGGGTACGCGGCGTCGCTACGGGTGGCGGACTGGGACACCTCCCGGGAGTGGGAGTACCGGGTGGTGTACCCCACCAGCCCCCGGGCCGAGTACGGCGGCACCGTTCCGGCCGAGCCACGCGGCCGGGAACTCGTCATCGGCACGCTCAACTGCGTCAAGGCGGCCCACCGCTCACTCACCGGATCGAGCAACGGCAACCCGCGCCTGCCCGGGGAGCAGCCGCTCGGCCTGCACACCGACCGCAACCTCTACTTCCCGTACGCGCCTCTCGCGGCCAACCTGGCCGCGCAGAACCCCGACCTGCTCGTCGTCCTCGGCGACCAGCTCTACGAGAACAGCCCGACCGCCGAGGACACCTCGCCCGTTCCCGAACTGGACTTCCTCTACAAGTACCTGCTGTGGCTCTGGTCGTTCCGGGACCTGACCCGGCGGATCCCGAGCGTCGTGCTGGTCGACGACCACGACGTCTTCCAGGGCAACATCTGGGGCCACGGCGGGGCACCCGCGCCGGGACGGGACCAGAACAAGGGCGGCTACGCCAACGAGGCCGACTGGGTGAACATGGTGCAGCGGGTGCAGAGCGGCCACGACCCGGACCCGTACGACCCGACCCCGGTGCAGCAGGGCATCAGCGTCTACTACGGCGCGTTCGCCTACGGGGGTGTCTCGTTCGCCCTGCTCGAGGACCGCAAGTTCAAGAACACCGACGCCGACCCCACCGACGGCGACCCGGTACCCGAGCGGCTCGAACTGCTGGGGGAACGGCAGGAAGCCTTCCTCGCCGCCTGGAAGTCCATGCATCCCGGCCTACCCAAGGTGGCCCTCACCCAGACCCTCTTCGCCTGCCTCCAGACCGACCCGGCCGGCGCGGCACGGCAGGACCAGGACTCCAACGGCTGGCCCCGGACCGGACGCGACCGGGCCGTGAAACTCCTGGCGGACGCGAACGCGGTGGTGCTCTCCGGCGACCAGCACCTCGGCTCGCTGGTGCGGCACGGCATCGAGGGCTTCGCCGACGGTCCCGTCCAGTTCACCAGCCCCGCCGGCAACTCGTCGTTCCAGCGGTGGTTCGAGCCGGCCGAGCCGCTGCCCAACGGCAATCAGAGCCTGCACACGGGTGACTTCACCGACGGCTTCGGGAACCGGCTGCGGGTGCTCGCGGTCGCCAATCCGAAGGTGTCGTTCGCGGAGTACCGCACCGGCTACCCCACCGGGCAGGGGCTCGGGGACCGCAGCCTCAAGCAGGAGGGCTACGGCATCCTCCGGGTGGACCCGGACCGGCGTGAGTTCGTGTTCGAGGCATGGCCGTGGGACGACGATCCGGGCGATCCCCGTACACGGCAGATCACCGGCTGGCCGGTACGCCTGCCGTTCGACCAGGCCTGA
- a CDS encoding sulfatase-like hydrolase/transferase encodes MHEPHHNRLSRRGLLGGVAGAALAGLTSAPAFAAPPSAPGRRPPNVVFISVDDLGWDELGSYGNTFNETPVLDRLARDGMRFTSAYAAAPLCSPTRAALVTGQYPARTGITDFLRGSLRRATNTCRRTSRPCPTSFAPSATPRDWSASGT; translated from the coding sequence ATGCACGAACCGCACCATAACCGGCTCTCCCGCCGTGGTCTCCTCGGCGGTGTCGCGGGCGCGGCCCTGGCCGGGCTCACCTCGGCTCCCGCGTTCGCGGCACCTCCGTCGGCACCGGGCCGCCGACCGCCGAACGTCGTGTTCATCTCCGTCGACGACCTCGGCTGGGACGAGCTCGGCAGCTACGGCAACACGTTCAACGAAACGCCGGTACTGGATCGGCTGGCCCGGGACGGCATGCGTTTCACCAGCGCCTACGCCGCCGCTCCGCTGTGCTCGCCGACCCGCGCCGCGCTGGTGACCGGCCAGTATCCGGCGCGTACCGGGATCACGGACTTCCTCCGGGGGAGCCTGCGGCGAGCAACAAATACCTGTCGCCGGACATCCCGACCGTGCCCGACGTCCTTCGCCCCTTCGGCTACACCACGGGACTGGTCGGCAAGTGGCACCTGA
- a CDS encoding sulfatase-like hydrolase/transferase, with product MPDVLRPFGYTTGLVGKWHLTETYSGPYEQRPGNPFAHGFDEVIASEQKYIGDGDYFHPYFFLPDLPAREPGEYLTDRLAAEAVDYITRHRDEPFFLHVSNYAVHTALDGKPDLVAKYRAKPGADQAPNRPVLAAMLESIDQQVGRIVATLTDLGLDRDTLLLVTSDNGGPYRDANQPLRGGKGELYEGGIRVPLIAYWPGTVAPGQQNATPTSTIDVLPTVLDLAGGDPGGRFDGVSIAPVLTGTGELDRGPLFWVYPHFIGRTHPHAAVRAGQFKLVQYLRDGRSELYHLVRDPAETTDLSAQYPQKARQLRALLEAHIAETGIFPARPTPEHYPTVELAESFDTDLRRWDVLPVTAYAAPAAVEGGRLAVTSNRLTHLVFRSDVAPSSDRVAVVLDTGTFAEAGSQDTVFVGLAKDAGNYLLFRYHNGLHRAGWDLRVNGALITAGAEPLDNLDGTVDLTGPDARYAFVLRGHQATAYVDQGSGWEFLFTADTGGAIDFSDPAVRAQYRYAASVRLDNGTITLDGLTARRA from the coding sequence GTGCCCGACGTCCTTCGCCCCTTCGGCTACACCACGGGACTGGTCGGCAAGTGGCACCTGACCGAGACCTACAGCGGGCCGTACGAGCAGCGTCCGGGCAACCCCTTCGCCCACGGGTTCGACGAGGTGATCGCCTCCGAGCAGAAGTACATCGGCGACGGCGACTACTTCCACCCGTACTTCTTCCTGCCGGACCTGCCGGCGCGGGAACCGGGCGAGTACCTCACCGACCGGCTGGCCGCCGAGGCCGTCGACTACATCACCCGGCACCGCGACGAGCCGTTCTTCCTCCACGTGTCCAACTACGCGGTGCACACCGCGCTGGACGGGAAACCGGACCTGGTCGCCAAGTACCGGGCCAAGCCCGGCGCTGACCAGGCCCCGAACCGGCCGGTGCTGGCCGCCATGCTGGAGAGCATCGACCAGCAGGTGGGCCGGATCGTCGCCACGCTCACCGACCTCGGCCTGGACCGCGACACCCTGCTGCTCGTCACCTCCGACAACGGCGGCCCCTACCGGGACGCGAACCAGCCGCTGCGCGGCGGCAAGGGCGAGCTGTACGAGGGCGGCATCCGGGTCCCGCTGATCGCGTACTGGCCCGGCACGGTGGCACCCGGACAGCAGAACGCCACCCCGACCAGCACCATCGACGTGCTCCCGACCGTGCTAGACCTCGCCGGCGGCGACCCGGGCGGACGGTTCGACGGCGTGAGCATCGCTCCGGTGCTCACCGGCACCGGCGAGTTGGACCGGGGCCCGCTGTTCTGGGTCTACCCGCACTTCATCGGCCGGACCCACCCGCATGCCGCCGTCCGGGCCGGCCAGTTCAAGCTGGTGCAGTACCTGCGGGACGGACGCAGCGAGCTCTACCACCTGGTCCGCGACCCGGCGGAGACCACCGACCTGTCCGCGCAGTACCCGCAGAAGGCCCGACAACTGCGGGCACTGCTGGAGGCGCACATCGCCGAAACCGGCATCTTCCCCGCGCGGCCGACCCCCGAGCACTACCCGACGGTGGAGCTGGCGGAGTCGTTCGACACCGATCTGCGGCGGTGGGACGTCCTGCCGGTGACCGCGTACGCCGCCCCGGCCGCCGTCGAGGGTGGCCGACTCGCGGTGACGTCGAACCGGTTGACGCACCTGGTGTTCCGTTCCGACGTCGCCCCGAGCTCCGACCGGGTGGCGGTCGTGCTCGACACCGGCACCTTCGCCGAGGCCGGCAGCCAGGACACCGTCTTCGTCGGTCTCGCCAAGGACGCCGGGAACTACCTGCTGTTCCGCTACCACAACGGGCTGCACCGGGCCGGCTGGGACCTGCGCGTCAACGGCGCTCTGATCACCGCCGGCGCCGAACCGTTGGACAACCTGGACGGCACCGTGGACCTGACCGGCCCGGACGCCCGGTACGCGTTCGTGCTCCGCGGTCACCAGGCGACGGCGTACGTCGACCAGGGCAGCGGATGGGAGTTCCTGTTCACCGCCGACACCGGCGGCGCCATCGACTTCAGCGACCCGGCCGTCCGCGCCCAGTACCGGTACGCGGCGAGCGTCCGCCTCGACAACGGCACCATCACCCTCGACGGTCTCACCGCCCGCCGAGCCTGA
- a CDS encoding tripartite tricarboxylate transporter substrate-binding protein — protein sequence MTALLGGQIDVLVGSVNSVLSQHKAGDVRILGTATAQPSTLIPQVPTLAAQGYEVVSPGTLNISAPAGVPADVVAVLEKALKEASSSPAFVDKLPASGYELSYRTSKELEQYWAETEERVRPVVTAAK from the coding sequence CTGACCGCGCTGCTGGGCGGTCAGATCGACGTCCTCGTCGGCAGCGTCAACAGCGTTCTCAGCCAACACAAGGCTGGTGACGTCCGGATCCTCGGCACGGCCACCGCGCAGCCCAGCACCCTCATCCCGCAGGTGCCCACCCTGGCCGCGCAGGGGTACGAGGTGGTCTCGCCGGGGACCCTGAACATCTCCGCGCCCGCCGGCGTGCCCGCCGACGTCGTCGCGGTCCTGGAGAAGGCGCTGAAGGAGGCGTCGTCGTCGCCGGCCTTCGTCGACAAGCTGCCCGCGTCCGGCTACGAGCTGAGCTACCGCACCAGCAAGGAGCTCGAACAGTACTGGGCCGAGACAGAGGAACGCGTACGGCCGGTCGTCACCGCCGCGAAGTGA
- a CDS encoding tripartite tricarboxylate transporter substrate-binding protein, translated as MRISVTAALAMTAALVAGTVSGCGSANTSGGEAAFPAKGKTVTLVVPFDAGGITDVLARLLGPELEKSLGTNVTIRNLPGAGGQTGLTRVVSEKPDGYTLTFTNLPSVLTYLDPARKTVYKRESFTPLAGIALSPTVFAVRKDSPLQDIEDMVTKSQQSPGSVNVGSGGSVASDDYLAAAGLEEAANVDLNIVTFGAGRRTS; from the coding sequence ATGCGCATCTCCGTCACCGCCGCTTTGGCGATGACCGCAGCCCTGGTGGCCGGAACCGTCAGCGGTTGCGGGTCCGCGAACACGAGCGGCGGCGAGGCCGCCTTCCCCGCCAAGGGCAAGACCGTCACCCTGGTCGTCCCCTTCGACGCTGGCGGCATCACCGACGTGCTGGCCCGCCTGCTCGGCCCCGAACTGGAGAAGTCCCTCGGCACCAACGTCACGATCCGTAACCTGCCCGGCGCTGGCGGCCAGACCGGCCTGACCCGGGTGGTGTCGGAGAAACCCGACGGGTACACCCTGACGTTCACGAACCTGCCCTCGGTGCTGACCTACCTCGACCCGGCCCGGAAGACCGTGTACAAGCGCGAGTCGTTCACCCCGCTTGCCGGCATCGCGCTCAGCCCGACGGTCTTCGCCGTCCGGAAGGACAGCCCGCTCCAGGACATCGAAGACATGGTCACGAAGAGTCAGCAGAGCCCGGGCAGCGTCAACGTCGGCAGCGGTGGCAGTGTCGCCAGCGACGACTACCTGGCCGCCGCCGGTCTGGAAGAGGCCGCCAACGTCGACCTGAACATCGTCACGTTCGGGGCGGGGCGTCGGACAAGCTGA
- a CDS encoding MurR/RpiR family transcriptional regulator, with protein MSLQAAVAGSKIPLSPSDRRLIQFLVENPRDAVFMPAAEVARQCGVHESTVVRLARKLGFDSYYALREASREDVPTLARTPSRVEALQDGRSHTLESITRLESEALLRIPQFISQTALDDAAAALLGARQVLLAGNHYAAELIAFLERRLRRLGFTTVAVRGPGQDVAEKVMSLAPDDVVIAFALRTVPTLLPPLVRHADSVDVKSIVVTDLVGTRLQPAPTHLLAAPRAAEESARPRPFPVSRTLSVPMTICYALQQSLLNQAPDRFSQTLERLDQAYLDFDVEGGTGRGTPR; from the coding sequence ATGAGCCTTCAGGCTGCCGTGGCCGGCAGCAAAATACCCCTGTCCCCGTCCGACCGCCGTCTGATCCAGTTCCTGGTCGAGAACCCGCGCGACGCGGTCTTCATGCCCGCCGCCGAGGTGGCCCGCCAGTGCGGGGTCCACGAGTCCACCGTCGTCCGGCTGGCCCGGAAACTGGGCTTCGACAGCTACTACGCGTTACGGGAGGCGTCCCGGGAGGACGTGCCGACCCTGGCCAGGACCCCGTCCCGGGTCGAGGCGTTGCAGGACGGCCGGAGCCACACCCTGGAGTCGATCACCCGGCTGGAGTCCGAGGCACTGCTCCGGATCCCCCAGTTCATCAGCCAGACCGCCCTCGACGACGCCGCCGCCGCGCTCCTCGGCGCCCGGCAGGTGCTCCTGGCCGGCAACCACTACGCGGCGGAACTCATCGCCTTCCTCGAACGCCGCCTGCGCCGGCTCGGGTTCACCACGGTGGCGGTCCGCGGTCCCGGACAGGACGTCGCCGAGAAGGTCATGAGCCTGGCCCCGGACGACGTCGTCATCGCGTTCGCGCTGCGGACCGTTCCCACGCTGCTACCGCCCCTCGTGCGACACGCCGACTCGGTCGACGTCAAGAGCATCGTCGTCACCGACCTGGTCGGAACCCGACTTCAGCCCGCTCCGACGCACCTGCTGGCCGCGCCTCGGGCGGCCGAGGAATCCGCCCGGCCCCGCCCGTTCCCGGTGTCCCGGACGCTCTCCGTCCCGATGACGATCTGCTACGCCCTGCAACAGTCCCTGCTGAACCAGGCTCCGGACCGGTTCAGTCAGACGCTGGAGCGGCTGGACCAGGCGTACCTGGACTTCGACGTCGAGGGTGGCACCGGACGGGGGACACCGCGATGA
- a CDS encoding tripartite tricarboxylate transporter TctB family protein: MTGPHVTELAGDPTTSPTESGVTAPADEQRPDAAPVPAGPGYRRANLVLVAGLLGLAVVLCVQGSAYGLWDQEQPGPGLFPFATGVVTALLAAYLAVQVARRQVTRDPETELPDVQGWVHIAVTVLGCLGFAQLLEPLGFRTAMFLFVAVLLAVVSRSRSWVIVLISLVVSISMYYVFVVALNVPLPDATWSPLTRLGL, encoded by the coding sequence ATGACCGGACCCCACGTCACGGAACTGGCTGGCGACCCGACGACCAGCCCGACCGAGTCCGGCGTCACCGCACCAGCCGACGAGCAGCGGCCGGACGCGGCACCCGTACCGGCTGGACCGGGGTACCGGCGGGCCAACCTCGTCCTGGTGGCGGGACTGCTGGGACTGGCCGTCGTCCTGTGCGTACAGGGCAGCGCGTACGGACTCTGGGACCAGGAACAGCCCGGACCGGGGCTGTTCCCGTTCGCCACCGGGGTGGTCACGGCGCTGCTCGCCGCGTACCTGGCCGTGCAGGTGGCCCGTCGGCAGGTGACCAGGGACCCGGAGACCGAGCTGCCGGACGTCCAGGGCTGGGTGCACATCGCCGTCACCGTCCTCGGCTGCCTGGGCTTCGCCCAACTCCTGGAACCACTCGGCTTCCGTACGGCCATGTTCCTGTTCGTGGCCGTCCTCCTCGCCGTGGTGTCCCGCAGCCGGAGCTGGGTCATCGTGCTGATCTCGCTCGTCGTGTCGATCTCGATGTACTACGTGTTCGTCGTGGCCCTGAACGTTCCGCTGCCCGACGCGACCTGGTCGCCACTGACCCGGCTGGGGCTCTAG
- a CDS encoding tripartite tricarboxylate transporter permease gives MDALGHLAAGFATVLTPANLALAFLGCVLGMLVGVLPGFGPAAAMSLLLPITFTMGPTSAIIVLAAILYGSAYGGTITAVLLNVPGETSSVATTLDGYRMARQGRAGQALSIAAIGSFVGGLVGLLGFILATPLSRLALAFGPAEFFGLTLLGLVLVIGLATGSVAKALVSAAIGLAVGVVGIDPGAGIPRFTMGQPDFYDGINIIPLVMGLFGISELLTSIERSAKTPQPLRVNRILPSRTDLRRSVLPIARGSVIGFFIGLLPGSPGATCSFTSYVVEKRFSKHRGEFGKGAIEGVAGPETANNSMAISAMIPMFTLGIPTSATMAVMMGAFTINGLVPGPLLFQQNADVAWAIIASMFVGNVILLVLNIPLVRIWIAFLRIPYRVLYVVVFAFLLLGAYSLDNSVFNIYVMLFFGLLGYALRKVDVPLAPAALTIVLGPIMESSLRTALSLSRGDLSVLVGSPMSATLISLAALLLVGAAVRPLVQHLLSRQPAGPAAALDQSPPRVDSSAP, from the coding sequence ATGGACGCGCTCGGTCACCTCGCCGCCGGCTTCGCCACTGTCCTGACCCCCGCGAACCTCGCCCTGGCGTTCCTGGGCTGTGTGCTGGGCATGCTCGTCGGCGTCCTGCCCGGATTCGGGCCCGCCGCCGCGATGTCCCTGTTGCTGCCGATCACCTTCACCATGGGACCGACCAGCGCGATCATCGTGCTCGCCGCGATCCTCTACGGCTCGGCGTACGGCGGCACGATCACGGCTGTGCTGCTGAACGTCCCCGGTGAGACGTCGTCGGTGGCCACCACCCTCGACGGCTACCGGATGGCCCGACAGGGCCGGGCCGGGCAGGCCCTGTCGATCGCCGCCATCGGTTCCTTCGTCGGTGGACTCGTCGGCCTGCTGGGGTTCATCCTCGCCACGCCGTTGAGCCGGCTGGCCCTGGCGTTCGGTCCCGCCGAGTTCTTCGGGCTGACCCTGCTCGGCCTGGTGCTCGTGATCGGCCTGGCCACCGGGTCCGTCGCCAAGGCGTTGGTCAGCGCGGCCATCGGCCTGGCGGTCGGGGTCGTGGGTATCGACCCGGGCGCCGGCATTCCCCGCTTCACCATGGGCCAGCCCGACTTCTACGACGGCATCAACATCATTCCCCTGGTCATGGGGCTCTTCGGCATCTCCGAGCTGCTGACCAGCATCGAACGGTCCGCCAAGACACCGCAGCCGCTACGGGTCAACCGGATCCTGCCCTCCCGCACCGACCTCCGCCGTTCGGTGCTGCCGATCGCCCGAGGTTCGGTCATCGGCTTCTTCATCGGCCTGCTGCCCGGCTCGCCCGGCGCGACCTGCTCGTTCACCTCCTACGTGGTGGAGAAGCGGTTCTCCAAGCACCGCGGCGAGTTCGGCAAGGGTGCCATCGAGGGCGTCGCCGGACCGGAGACGGCCAACAACTCGATGGCGATCTCCGCCATGATCCCGATGTTCACCCTGGGCATCCCGACGTCGGCCACGATGGCGGTGATGATGGGTGCCTTCACCATCAACGGACTGGTGCCCGGCCCTCTGCTGTTCCAACAGAACGCGGACGTGGCCTGGGCGATCATCGCCAGCATGTTCGTGGGCAACGTGATCCTGCTGGTGCTCAACATCCCCCTCGTCCGGATCTGGATCGCCTTCCTGCGCATCCCCTACCGCGTGCTGTACGTCGTCGTCTTCGCGTTCCTGCTGCTCGGCGCGTACAGCCTCGACAACAGCGTCTTCAACATCTACGTGATGCTCTTCTTCGGCCTGCTCGGTTACGCGCTGCGCAAGGTCGACGTGCCGCTGGCGCCCGCGGCGCTGACCATCGTGCTCGGGCCGATCATGGAGAGCTCCCTGCGGACCGCGCTGTCCCTGTCCCGAGGAGACCTCTCCGTCCTCGTCGGCAGCCCGATGTCCGCGACGCTGATCAGTCTCGCGGCCCTGCTGCTCGTCGGCGCCGCGGTACGTCCGTTGGTGCAACACCTCCTGAGCCGGCAACCGGCCGGACCGGCTGCGGCCCTCGACCAGTCCCCGCCGCGCGTCGACTCGTCGGCGCCCTGA
- a CDS encoding VOC family protein encodes MTTVLDPTPVPPQPIRHEDLARMRRLPTANIADAMQRLNVCDSAIQAVWPGATICGPAFTVLTRSGDNAQVHEALKHVRPGEVIVVSGGGDTSRALIGELIAGRAANLGVAGFVLDGAARDAEAMGEMGMPVFARATTPAGPYKNGPGALGRCVAIGGVAVRPGDLIVADADGVVVVPVEDVESVLLAAEQVQANETRKRAEIEAQRVAAGGAAAPEGPTEGGSGLAAVDHIDVRVPDLDAAVTFFESLGLQIRRRLPEARRSVEMALPGPGQVVFEIRQDDSVDRTVVDHVAFRVAGTTEAITALKQRGVDFTRENHLVADTGRRVSNFLDPGQGRWQLAE; translated from the coding sequence TTGACCACGGTTCTCGACCCCACACCCGTGCCCCCGCAGCCGATCCGCCACGAGGATCTGGCCCGGATGCGCCGGCTACCCACCGCCAACATCGCTGACGCCATGCAGCGGTTGAACGTCTGCGACTCGGCCATCCAGGCCGTCTGGCCCGGGGCCACCATCTGCGGTCCCGCGTTCACCGTGCTGACCCGGTCCGGGGACAACGCCCAGGTCCACGAGGCGTTGAAGCACGTCCGCCCCGGCGAGGTGATCGTGGTCAGTGGCGGTGGGGACACCTCGCGCGCCCTCATCGGGGAGCTGATCGCCGGGCGGGCGGCCAACCTCGGCGTCGCGGGGTTCGTCCTCGACGGCGCGGCCCGCGACGCCGAGGCGATGGGGGAGATGGGCATGCCGGTGTTCGCCCGCGCCACCACCCCGGCCGGCCCGTACAAGAACGGACCCGGGGCGTTGGGGCGCTGCGTCGCCATCGGCGGGGTCGCGGTCCGCCCCGGCGACCTGATCGTCGCGGACGCCGACGGGGTGGTGGTCGTACCGGTCGAGGACGTCGAATCGGTGCTGCTGGCGGCCGAACAGGTCCAGGCGAACGAGACCCGCAAGCGGGCCGAGATCGAGGCGCAGCGGGTCGCGGCGGGCGGCGCAGCCGCGCCGGAGGGCCCGACGGAAGGCGGGTCCGGGCTGGCCGCGGTGGACCACATCGACGTCCGGGTTCCCGACCTCGACGCGGCGGTGACGTTCTTCGAGAGCCTGGGACTGCAGATCCGGCGGCGACTCCCCGAGGCCCGACGCTCGGTGGAGATGGCCCTGCCGGGCCCGGGGCAGGTGGTCTTCGAGATCCGCCAGGACGACAGCGTCGACCGGACCGTCGTGGACCATGTCGCCTTCCGGGTCGCGGGGACGACGGAGGCCATCACCGCCCTGAAGCAGCGCGGCGTCGACTTCACCAGGGAGAACCACCTGGTGGCCGACACGGGCCGGCGGGTCAGCAACTTCCTCGACCCCGGCCAGGGCCGGTGGCAGCTCGCCGAGTAG
- a CDS encoding amidohydrolase family protein — MIIDSHAHYTTAPPQLDAYRGRQITNANKPEKGSLRISDDQIRESLQRHLRRMDEHGIDRMIFSPRASGMGHEFGDFTTSLYWAQVNNDLIARVCQLYPDRFIPACQLPQSPGVSPRECIAELERCVLEMGFVGCNINPDVAGGGQPFTPSLGDAWWYPLYEKMIELDVPGLIHATSSVNPAVHLNGSHYTNVDAAAVFELCWSDVLERYPALKLIVPHGGGSIPFHFNRLRSLFLGSGRRPFEEVVKGLYFDTSVYDRDSMEMLIRKIGPDNVIFATEPFGTAKNIDPDTGRTFDDTRSFIEDLDWLTEEQKADIFGGNALRLYSRVRQTVTAQP, encoded by the coding sequence ATGATCATCGACTCGCACGCGCACTACACGACCGCACCGCCACAGCTCGACGCCTACCGAGGTCGACAGATCACCAACGCGAACAAGCCGGAGAAGGGCTCGCTGCGGATCAGCGACGACCAGATCCGCGAGTCGCTGCAACGGCATCTCCGTCGGATGGACGAGCACGGAATCGACCGGATGATCTTCTCCCCCCGGGCCTCGGGCATGGGGCACGAGTTCGGTGACTTCACCACGAGTCTGTACTGGGCGCAGGTCAACAACGACCTCATCGCCCGGGTGTGCCAGTTGTACCCGGACCGCTTCATCCCCGCCTGCCAGCTCCCCCAGTCTCCCGGCGTCAGCCCACGGGAGTGCATCGCCGAACTCGAACGGTGCGTGCTGGAGATGGGCTTCGTCGGCTGCAACATCAACCCGGACGTGGCCGGCGGCGGCCAGCCGTTCACCCCGTCCCTGGGCGATGCCTGGTGGTACCCGCTCTACGAGAAGATGATCGAGCTGGACGTCCCCGGGCTCATCCACGCCACGTCGAGCGTCAACCCGGCGGTGCACCTGAACGGCTCCCACTACACCAACGTGGACGCCGCCGCCGTCTTCGAGCTCTGCTGGTCCGACGTGCTGGAGCGTTACCCTGCGCTCAAACTGATCGTGCCGCACGGCGGTGGTTCGATCCCGTTCCACTTCAACCGCCTCCGGTCGCTGTTCCTCGGCAGCGGTCGGCGGCCGTTCGAGGAGGTCGTCAAGGGGTTGTACTTCGACACCTCGGTCTACGACCGGGACTCCATGGAGATGCTCATCCGCAAGATCGGCCCGGACAACGTCATCTTCGCGACCGAGCCCTTCGGTACCGCCAAGAACATCGACCCCGACACGGGCCGGACCTTCGACGACACCCGCTCGTTCATCGAGGACCTGGACTGGCTCACCGAGGAGCAGAAGGCCGACATCTTCGGGGGCAACGCCCTGCGGCTGTACTCCCGCGTCCGGCAGACCGTGACCGCACAGCCCTGA